Sequence from the Syngnathus acus chromosome 13, fSynAcu1.2, whole genome shotgun sequence genome:
TGTTAAGTACATTTAAATTATTCTTAATTATGTcaggatttgtgtgtgtgtctttttttttttacatcatggCCATTTCATCTCAGTATCGGCTCagaaacaaaagcattttgtAGTGAGACTGTTGACATCTATGAATGGAGCagtgtctgtgtttttttttattttcaaattcctAATTTGATATGCGCTAAGTGTGCAAAGCGAAGAAGAAATACAGATtctaaataacacatttaaattTGAAGCCTCATGAGGAACGCTAGCAACTTTGCCATTGTTACAGACGCGCCTCACCCGAGAAGTAATATTGCTTATTTCATTCTTTTCCTCACCTGAGACAATGCTGCCATTGTGCTGTCATTGCTTGCTGGAATGATTCAAGTGCTTCTCTTGTATTTGCAGCAGCGGAGCATTCATGGAGCTCAACAAAATGGTGACCCTGTGGATATTTTGCTTGTGTCTCATCGGAGGAAGCCGCAGCAACAGGCCCAGTTCGCCCTCGGCGGCGGATACGACCGAAAATGGCATATCAGGTGAGCGGGCTTGTCAGCAGTTGGAAAAATATCTGGTAAATCTACCAAAAGTTTACAGTCAATATTCACAGAAAGTTTAGATCGATCAATGTGAAAAGATATTGCACAAGTCAGTTACGATGTTAGCTGGAGTCGAGCAGCCGGACTCAAAGTCGGCGTGCGTCTTAGCGGCTGGCCTATATGTGGCCCGGCTGAGAATAGTCCGGCTGGCTCCGCATTCTCCAGCGCACATCAAAACGCTTAGTCAGAAAGGAAGCAATTGACCTAACTGCCatcgcagctgtcaatcattgccAGAGTTTGGGCCGTGTGAAGATTCCCTTTGAATTACTTGATCCACGCGTGCAGTATGAAATTCCCATCCTGATCGGCAAGATGGGCAGTGGTCAGTCACTCCTTGGCATCCCGGGGGAAATTTCTGAAAAATGTCTGTCTACGCCCTTATGTGAAAAATTCTGTGGGCTGCCTAATTATTGACTTCTCCCTTGCTGGCACTACTAGCGCAAAAGTTCTTTTCTGATGCTGAAATGGATCTCGAGCAGGCTGGCCGAGATCTTTTTGTGTGGGACCACCTATTGTTGACTAACATGAAACGGATGCGTGAAAAAAAGCTGCAGCGTTTTCCGATGCCACGTGTGGTTTTTCTGAGTGCATCACTCAAACCAAAACCTCCATATTGTACCAGAGGCATCTGTTGGGCCCGAGTAACATTCGGCGTGGTGTGTTAGCAGTTAGCATGGCTGCTTCCCAAGCAGGCTTCCCAAGATGGTCACCTGGGCCTCGTGTCTTTTTGCAGACTGTAAATTGTGGATATGAGCGAGAACGCAATGCACGCTCGCATTCAGCTTTgcagtttttctttcctgctGTCGGTAGCTGTAAACGTCGTTGTAAACGTGTGGCATGTGGTCTGCGCTGCGGATGACTTGCAtaattgaagaagaagaaaaaaaaagcaggccaACTGGTTTGTCGTTCTCTTATCTGCATGCTCGACAGAAGTTTGCAAGGCAAATGATGGGAGAGTCGCAGGTGAACGCTTTCACACGACGACAACTTGCCAGctgcactttctttttttatttgttgaggGGGGCAGCGGAAATATGTCGCTCTCCCGCCGCTGATCATGCCAACTTCTTCAGTGTTGTAGGCTTTTCCTGTTCAGTCTGGTGTCAAGACTTGCTGTAACACGTGAATAAAGCGCAACTATGCTATGTTGCTAAAGTTGACGGACCAGTCCTGGACTTGACTGTTTGAATTTGGCAATTGCTCAGCTTCACAGTGCAAAACTTCTAGAATGGAGGACAGAGTCAAAGCAGCAGTGCTTCTCACAAGCACATGGCGTCATCTGCAAATGCACACAGAAAGCTGACAAGTGCGGCACATTCCAAACAAGCTTTTCTGGCCGcgcaaggaggaggaagcaaaCGCAAAAAGGAAGGAGGTCCGGGAAGTCGGGAGCCACTCGATAAAGCCACGCTGACAGATTGGCCAATTATGCAATAACGTCCTCGCCTGTCTTTGGCACAAACGAGTCTGTGCCGATATTTCAAGACAATTCAAACCGTCTGTGATGACCGAGCATTTGTTCCGATTTCATAGCCGCCGCTCGACACGTCCTGACATTGCGCGCCACTTTGTCCCCGGCAGATTTGTGTCGCATCGACGAGCCGCTGTGCCGAGATGAGAACCCCATCCTCAGCTTCGAGGCCATCCGCAGCATCCACAAGCAGATGGACGACGACAAGAACGGCAACGTGGATGTGGCGGAGACGGACGGGGTAGGTGGCGGCGGACCGATATGCTTCATTAAAAgtcaacacgtggattttgtggaaatcaatttattaatatgCCATTGAAAATCATTCGATACCACGTCGAGAAACATTTGCTGGGCTGCCGAGGAGCCGTTAGCGGCGAGCTAATTTGCTACAGCTCTCAAAGTGCTCTGCGTGGGCGGGCACTCCTCGACCCCTCGATGAAGTTCGAGTCGCCCGTACCTGCGGAAACCCCGATGCCGTCGCTTCACTCAACCTCAAGCGGCTTTGTCATCAAGAAgctcataaaaaaatcatccctCGGCCGACGGCGAGGGTTCCTCATTCGTGCTCTCGGCTGCTCTTTACCGGAACTCGTTTTTGTCAATCATTAACGTGGAGTACACACTTGATGAAACTCTGACGTCTATTGGGAGAGCTTTCCCTCCATGGCGGCCCCATTTGAAACGATCACTTGAGGCCTTTCTATCTTGTGCTGGTGAGAATTCAAACAACTCTTGTGTCGAGTTGTGCTACTTGACACCAGCAAGCACCCGTGTTTTCACGCATGTTAACTATATCAAGAGTAGCACTGAGCATTCCCGCCACTCTTGCAGCTTCAGTAACAGCTGGAACGTCTCCACCGTCTCCTTTGGCGCGTGACACCATTGCATAATACAAAAGGAGCCAGGCGTGGCGCACTAAACTGCAATTGTGGTCGCCCCGCAGTTCCTGAGGGAGGATCTCAACTACCACGACCCCAAGGCCAAGCACAACAGCTTCCACGGAGACGACCAGTTCATCAGCGTGGAGGATCTGTGGAATGCCTGGAAGGGCTCGGAAGGTAGCGCtctcaaaaagaaagaatggaaTGTTGTGATGATGCAACACTTTGTCTCACTCGCTGTCCCCCGCGCTCGCACTGTTTGTCATTTGTCCTCCGTGTGAGTGAACAATCTGCGGCTCTCCTAATCTGCCACTTGACTTTTTGGCTACCGGTCAAGGCGCTCTATCTGCCGCCGTGTCGAGCAAAGAGCGACACACTTGGCAACATCCTCCAGCCTGTCGACACAGATACTGTCGCAATACCCGCTCTCATCTGTCGTTTCTGCCTATTGTCTTTCACACCTTCACCGTCTGCCGCCTTTTCTCTCACTCGCGCACGTTGACTTTGCGCCAGCAGTTTGGGTGCTGCCGGTTACGTTaccccccctcacccctcCCTCTCCCTTGTCACTGTTATGACACCGGATAGCTCGTTTGGGCTAAAGCCCGGACGCGAACGTTACAGGCGCTCTCTGGCTACCACGCAAAGTAAACCTTCATTTGGAGCCAACTTGTGCGGTTTAGCCTGGCATAGCACGTTTTTCCCCTAACTTGTCATAAGTAGGCAGCAGAGACCCCACCATTTgcaaattcatttaaaagctAACGTTCCATCACGTGAGAACAGTTTCTAATGTGTCGCTCGTCATCTTGAGCGTCGAGCTACATTTCAGGGGCATCCGCTAACCTCCGCTTCCCTCTTGCTGTCCTCAGTCTACAACTGGACGGTGGACGAGGTGGTGGAGTGGCTCATCAGCTACGTGGAGCTGCCGCAGTACGTGGAGGCCTTCCGCAAGATGAGCTTTAACGGCAGCGCCATGCCCAGGTCCGCTACGTTTAGCCAAGCCGCCTGATGTTTGCGCTCGCATCTGGCTCCTGACTTCCTTCCCCCCGCGTCTGTTCTCCTTCAGGCTGGCCGTGAAGAACTCCACTCTGACGCACGCCATCCTCAAGATCCTGGACCGCAGCCACGTTCAAAAGCTGCAGCTCAAATCTCTGGACACCGTGCTGTTCGGAGCGCCCCTCAGTAAGTGGCGGcgccacattttgtttttcgtcTGCGCGTTGCGCTAAAGTGTGATTCTCTCATCAGTTCCGCATACTTTGTTGTTAGCTCAAAAGGAGGGCAGATAAGAGAtcaggattaaaaaaacaaaaagctgggAAGAGGAAGTGTTCAGCTCTGGAGTCCATACAGATGTTCAGCTCTGCTGCAATATTCGAAACATTTGCATGGGAAACCAGGAAATATCAAGGCGGCCATCATGTTGCTTTTATCTGAGCAGATTATCTGACCACACGAGCGAGCAGGGGCGACACCGGCTTGGCCTACTTTGTTGACGATGTGCAGCGAGAAAGGGGAATCTGCACGTGGCATATGTCGCCGTGGATTTCACCACCCGGGAGGGAGGACACAAGCGGGCGCCGTCTGGCCTTGACAGCCTCTTTAAGCGCCCGCTGCGCCTCCCGCAGCATTTTCAAACATGCGCACAATGAGCGTGCACCGCTTGCATACATTTGAACATCCAATTTTATTGTGACCATATTTGAACATCAACTCTCCTTCCATAATGACGGCACAATGCCTGACTGCAAATGTGCGTCCAATCCTGTTTCAAAATGGCTGTCACAATGTCACTGGCTCGCTGACAAAACGGGAACTGAGCGGTTGTATTTCAATCCGGGGTGTGTTTGAACTCCACCGCAACACTCTGAAGAGAGACGCGCTTGCGTTGCGGCGACATCAACTTCCCGTTCGAGGGACTTCAGGAAGGAACTACTcgtgtgcacaaaatgagagcCGGCGAGATGTGTTTGCGGGTTGACTTTGAAAGCGGGTCGTAACCTGATCCCATGCCTCGCCCAAATATTTGGATCGTATTCCTTTGAATATTTAATCGTCTGTGCTTACAAGCTGCTCAGTGGGATGTACTCAGCATTATATTTTCTGAGGATGACACAAATGAGCTtgagtcatttctttttttttttttttttagcagctcAGATTCAAAGCAGCGCTATCCAGAGGCTGAGCCGCACTGTGTTTGTTGGCCGAGCAGACGGGAGTGGTGCTCCTGGTTTTGCTTGCAgcaaaaaactaaacaaataaaaaaactgtgtGTGTTCCAGTGAAGAGGCacaaccacctgaaggactTCATGCTAGTGGTGTCCATCGTCATCGGGATGGGCGGCTGCTGGTTCGCGTACATCCAGAACCGCTACTCCAAGGATCACATGAAGAAGATGATGAAGGACCTGGAGGGCCTGCAGAGGGCCGAGCAAAGTCTGCACGACctgcaacaaaagtgagtccTTTTTGATTCCTTCAAACCGGTTTGTCGGCTCTCGGCTTCCTTTTTGGGAGTGCGTGGCAGTCAGTGTGCTTCCTAATATTTCAACAGCCTTGCGGAACCGATAAGATCAGAGTGAGCCGTTTCGGGGCGAGCTCCATTGTGGCGAAGGTGATTGAAGAAACTATTTTGGGGGCCGCTAATACGACGAGGAATGCGCTCCAGAGCCCGCGTGCTGTCTTGTCTTGTTCCTTTCAAGGAGACGCTGCTCCTTGGCGCCGGCCGGCGATCCTAGTGGCGAGATGCGCTCGACTGCTGGCGGCGGTCCAGCGAGGCTCAAACACTGTCTCGCGCGCTGACCTCATTTGACAAGTTCAATTCTGATATTTATTAGCGATAGAGAATGATAAACAATAGCTGAAGCCGATATGCTATCGCGGTCAAAACCCAAATATGTGTGCAGCTTTGTGTGTCCATGTCAATCCACTCTGGCTTCAGAATGAAAGTCCAATGTCGCAGTTCTTGAAGCTTAGGCCGCCCGTGTATGTTCCCCTGATCCCTCCCGCCAGCTGCTCTCTTTCCATAGCCTCCGACTCGGGCCACTTGATACCGCCGCGTCCCTGTAGGGTGAGGCGTTAGGAGGAGGCGGGATTTCCTGGGAGCCTTTTACAGAACCCCGCGATTCAGAGACGAGGTGTTAAGCGTGATCGCTTAACATGTGGGGCGGAGGGGGGGCTCTGATGCTAATTCTGCCCCAGCGGACAAGGGCAAGTCAAGTACGGCTCATCGATTTCTCCTGCGAGGTTGAGCGGGAATCTTCTCTTTGATGGGGATGGCCTTCATTCCCACGCCACGCTCCCTTGTGGAAGTGCTGCACTGTGATGATGGGCTGGCTCGCTCTGTGCGTGACTAAGCGCTGAGTAATTAAGTCATGGCTGATGAAGCCCTCCTCCTTTGTAAAGTCATGCTCCAGTCTAAAAATAGAagtgacacgcacacacatgcacagtgtCGCGGTCGCACACAAGCACTGAGCAACAAACTGTACTGTTCTATAATTGCACGCCGACAGCTGTCGAAGCCTCCAGTGCCATTTTATTGTGAGCCAGCCATCAGCTGAGGAGCGTTCTGTGCCGTGCGATTGCTCGGCAGTGTCCGTGGTGGCTTCTCTCGGTGCGTGTCAttgctgacgtcagcgcctGCACAGCCATAAAGCCAGTGTAACAACTTGAAAAGTCATTTCATAACGATAAATaagaaggatggatggatttgtgttttttaaggTGATTTACAAAATGTACCACATGTCTGTAAATGTGCGGCATGCTAATTAGCCTCAATGCTGCCCCTCGTGTCGCCGGCAGGCTGCAGATCGCCCAGGAAGAGCACCGCTCGGTGGAGGTGGAGAAGGTCAACCTGGAGCAGAAGCTGCGGGACGAGATCAGCACGGCCAAGCAGGAAGCCCAGCGGCTCAGGGAGCTGCGCGAGGGCACCGAGAACGAACTCAGTCGACAGAAGTACGCCGAAGAGGAGCTGGAGCAGGTATTGAAAGCTCGGGCCGCTGTGGAAAATGCGTGACGTCATATCACGAATTTTGAGAATTTGAACAAAtagaacttttatttttattcaattagtTGTGGATTTAATCATGGCCTCTGTTGTTGTTGGCAGGTGCGCATGGCTCTGAAGAACGCCGAGAAGGAGCTGGAGTCACGGAGTGGCTGGTCCCCTCCGGAGCCGCTCCAAAAGTGGCTGCAGCTCACCCACGAGGTGGAGGTCCAGTACTACAACATCAAGAAGCAGAACGCCGAACGGCAGCTCCTGGTGGCCAAAGAGGGGGTACGACACTTGCGTTACATTCTCAAATCGATTTATACTTTGGCGGGACGTGacgcactttttgttttgctgtgttACAGGCGGAGAAGATCAAGAAAAAGAGGAACACCCTTTTTGGAACTTTCCACGTGGCGCACAGCTCGTCCCTGGATGACGTGGACCATAAGATTTTGGCAGCAAAGTGAGGCAGTCTGTTTCTTTATATTGAATCCTACTTTTTTTGACGAGCGCGTGACTGacgggttttttgtttttgctcgcTCGCCAGACAAGCGCTGGGCGAGGTGACGGCCGCCCTGCGCGAGCGTCTCCACCGCTGGCAGCAGATCGAGCTGCTCACCGGCTTCATCGTGGTCAACAACCCGGGCCTGCCCTCGCTGGCGTCGGCCCTCAACCTGGACCTCGGCTTCGCGGGCGGACGGGCCACGCCACAGCACTTCTTGGTATCGGACGACATGGACGACCTGGACGAGGACATCATGCCCGCCGTGCTGCAATGTAAGAGTTCGTCCGAGTCGCTGGGCTCGTCGGTGGGGAGTAGCAAACGATCCCTTAAGCATCCCAAGAGCCTGCTGGGGAAATCTAGACAGCACAACTCGTGACGGGTCGGACGGAGGTCGGCTGGAGGCGGAGTTTGATGTCTGTCAATCATGTACTGTTCCATTTGCCATCATCTCCCTGAACGCATGCATGTGTCCACCTGTCCTTGATGACGACGCTCGGTTGATTGAAGACTCAAAACTCAGGGTCCCGAAGTGTGCATGTTGTTTACGGCCACCTACAGATTatggacagatggatgaaTCCACCATGTTGCCTTTTGTATTAGATTCTATTCACAAGgtttacagatttttttttgggacagtAGCTTAGCAAAATCCTTGAAGTGCCACATGTACTTTTTGGCCTCGCCGTCCATTTTCTAtgcaaaaaccaaaataatttgccactcttgttgttgttcttgtaGTGGATGTTTGGAGGAATTTCCGTAAGTCTCCTCATGGGCGTTAATTGCTCTTTCTATCTCACTCCTTTCTCTTCACGGCTGCGCCGCTGCTACCTCGCTCGCACCTCCCGCCGTCTTCCCCGTTTGCTCAACTGCAGACGGCGCTCGGCTTTTGGAGCGGCGAGCCAGTGACCTGTGGTCCGTCGGCTCCGATTGTCAGCCCATGTGGAAAAATCTCGGTTGGCTTCTTTCTTGATTGAttaacccccctcccccaccaccaAATCAAAGTCACCACCGTCCGACCCACCCCGGCTTTTTCCCCTGCTTTTAACCTCACCAGCGGCATCTAACGTCTCCTAAAATCTTTTGAAGCGCCTGTCAAAGCAGCCATTGTGCCTGCCTACCGCCTTGATATTCAATTTGGTTCCAATTGAGTGTCCAGTTTATTTGGATAACATCTGCTTTTTTGAAATAGGTTTTtgtcacttctttttttttttatacaatctCCTGCTTGTAATTACAATCTTAATTGTCGTAAGGGACCTAAGAAGTTATGTTACTCTTGATGTATAgtttcagatgttttttttttttttttttttttttttttttttttttttaaatgccgaTGTCGGGCTTTATTGATAACAAGAGTATGGGTATGTGCGATCccctccaaaagtattggaacggcAAGCCTGCTTTTGTACTCTCCATTTGGCATTCAAATCAAGAGATAAATATGAAACCAACTTGTATTTGATGTTATTtacatgtgcatgtgtgggtctgaaacacaaataaaacgaAAACAACGCAATGGACCTTGCAGTTGCAATACTTTTGGAAGTGCTTTGACGGGCCAGAATCATTGTGTTGCAAACAAGTGAAATACGGTGCACCCCCTGCTGGCGTATTTGCATGGGAAGCCATCTTCAGCTTGCTCCTTTCATGCTAAGGCCACAACTGTGTCTAATGTAGAAGTAGTGCTTTGGCGCAGCCATCGGCGTCTTGGTGTCAAGCGACAATGAGGGGACGAGCTTTATCTTTTCAGACAACTGGCAGGGCAGGGGGTTCACCGTAGCAACACCTGCCTCCCGATTTCCTTTCTTGCACATGTAAACAGGAAAGACACCACAAATGGCGGGCGGCCTTTTGGAAAAGACTCCTTGTTTGGTTGACGCAATGGTCAAGATAGTCATAACCTTTTCCGATTCAATATCTTCATCCTACATGTGTATTGTCAAATGTCATGTGTAAATCTAATAATAGAAATTAGACAACAGATGCAGATGCAATATTGGAGCTTTGTTGTATATATTCCagtgccccctggtggctaAGACATGATCTTatctaaaatcatattttttgccacattttcaaacacaacAATTCTTTATTTGTCGTGACGTGGAGTCAATTCCCAGCCCCGCCCctttttggtgtgtttccACCGACCGGCAGCGCCTGCCACTTTTGGATAACGTGCTTGTCGCTTTGTGCCCGCAGCTCCCAGCATGATGTCACTGCGCCAGCGCCACATGGACCCCCACCTGGCTTTGAGCTCGCAGAGGTTGGTAGAGGGTTCCCTGCCGGAGGGTCAGCAGGGGGAGGGAGCCTCGCACCCGGGTCCCCCCCGTCCCCGGCCCACCTTCCGCGAGTCCCGCAGTCATTCTTTTGGCCACCTGGAGAGTCTGTGCCTGCCCCCGCTGGCCTCCGCCGTGTCCCACCCCGCCATCATCTGTAGCTCTGGCGCCAATCCGCATTGCTCCTCCTCCGTGGCCCTTCATCCCTCCCACGTTTATCAGCCTTCCTTCCAGCCCATGGACCCGATTCCCGACCTCGCTTTCTCCGACGTCTCCAAAGCGCACTCGCCGCGTCGCGACAGCTTGGGGTATCCATCGCCGTGCGGCATGCGCCTGTGGACGCTAAGCGGCTGCGCTCACAAGCGTTTCTAACGCATGCGATGCCCTGCGGTGCGGTACAACCTCGCAAGCCCGACATCGGGCCGTAACCCAAAATTCAGCCCAAACCTAAAACCTGACCATGGTGATTCCTAACGTAACTAACCACCAAGattttttcccaaatgaaatcttttaatatttttgattAATATGCTCACTTTCAGCGCCAAATATTGACAATCCATCCGATGAAGCATTTCGGAAGGTTCAACTAAAGTCTCGCTCACTTTGCTTCACTCGACATTccttttgcttgttttgcaTTCCTCCTGCTCCAAGCTCACAGTTTTCTCTTTGCCTGAAAACAAACACCTTTGGATAACCTTTGACCCGCAGGCTGAGGTGTTTCCCGTTTCTATCCGGCAGGGACCTGAATcgctcggactcggactcgtcgCTGTCCCTGTCGCAAGCGGGCGACCGCCTTTCGGCGTTTGGCTCCAAAGGCCTCCTGATGAAGCCCACCTCCCTCCTGCACGGCCTGCCCAACGGCGGCGCCCGGCTCCACGAGGGCGGCGCCGGCGAACACCTGCCCGACAGCCCCGTGCTCATGATGAGAGCGTCGACGCAGGTGGAGGGGGCGGCGGCCGAGGCCCACAGCCCCGCCGAGTCCACCCGCTCGCTCAGCTCCACCGAGCCGGAGACGCCCTCGCCCACCTGGGCCAAGGGCGCCACCCGCATCCCGCAGCTGTCGGCCAAGAAGAGCCCGCTGGAGGAGGACAGCGGCTCCACAGGCGAGGACACGGATTCCTCGGCCGCGCGCAAGAAACACACCTTCAAGATCTTcaagaagcagaagaaatGAGAAccactcctttttttcttttttcttttttttcggggggtggggggttgggTTAACTGCTCACAGTACTCACAAAAACTTTTGGCTGAAGTGAAATTCCACCGTGAACCCAAAGGGGCTGTAAtctatctaaaaaaaaacatgcaatgagTACTTGAAATGCCTCCaaatccaaaacacacacacgcaaaaggTGACTGCTACCATGCATGACCTAGCTACCGTATTTGACGGAGCATTCGGTACACCGGTCgattttgcattttgacagatttgtctttttaaaaacttcGGTTACATTGCTGTtaaatgtgcatttgtttttccatcttgAAATTTAATTCAAAAACTGCATATTGCTCACTTTCTGCcaggtgtatgtgtgtgttgggtcTGACGCATTGTCAGAGGTATTTTTCAATGGCAGTCTCGAAGGGCAACAAACCACGCATGTCTTTGGTTTGAATCCTGGCAATTTGATAAAATCTTATCACAGACTCCTTGAATGACTCAAAAGGGCTCGTTTTGGTCCAGTGGGAGTTTTACtccttttgggggggggggggggggggggggcttgtaCCAGACTATACGGCGGTGTTGGgtctgtttgtgtttatttaaacGCGTTATTTATTGGAATACACATCTTATGACATCAGGAGAGAAGAAATGTtaccaaaaaaatgtaagagtcctttttttttttatatatatttctattaGCTTCTTACGGTACGAACAGGATCGCATTGTATTACGATTTCAACCGAAGGCCTTCTTAGAatcgttttattttgcactcgcCTGACCAAggcatcactttttttttttttgcagcagcagcatcccaGCAACCCAAGTGTTCAAGATGGATGCtgtagatcaggggtgtcaaactcattttttttcgcgggccgcattgtagtcataggttctttcggagggccattatgactgtcaacccaaataaacgTATGAGCACCtcgtattatatacagtaaaagctacaaaaaaacctgacaaataactcgttttcaaatcagacgtataaaaactggtcaaatatttaaaatatatatatattattaaaagtgaagacaatttgcaattctagtaatgacacgaatttgatgcacaatttgtcttcgcgggccacataaaatgatgtggcgg
This genomic interval carries:
- the stim1a gene encoding stromal interaction molecule 1a isoform X4; translated protein: MELNKMVTLWIFCLCLIGGSRSNRPSSPSAADTTENGISDLCRIDEPLCRDENPILSFEAIRSIHKQMDDDKNGNVDVAETDGFLREDLNYHDPKAKHNSFHGDDQFISVEDLWNAWKGSEVYNWTVDEVVEWLISYVELPQYVEAFRKMSFNGSAMPRLAVKNSTLTHAILKILDRSHVQKLQLKSLDTVLFGAPLMKRHNHLKDFMLVVSIVIGMGGCWFAYIQNRYSKDHMKKMMKDLEGLQRAEQSLHDLQQKLQIAQEEHRSVEVEKVNLEQKLRDEISTAKQEAQRLRELREGTENELSRQKYAEEELEQVRMALKNAEKELESRSGWSPPEPLQKWLQLTHEVEVQYYNIKKQNAERQLLVAKEGAEKIKKKRNTLFGTFHVAHSSSLDDVDHKILAAKQALGEVTAALRERLHRWQQIELLTGFIVVNNPGLPSLASALNLDLGFAGGRATPQHFLVSDDMDDLDEDIMPAVLQYGARLLERRASDLWSVGSDCQPMWKNLAPSMMSLRQRHMDPHLALSSQRDLNRSDSDSSLSLSQAGDRLSAFGSKGLLMKPTSLLHGLPNGGARLHEGGAGEHLPDSPVLMMRASTQVEGAAAEAHSPAESTRSLSSTEPETPSPTWAKGATRIPQLSAKKSPLEEDSGSTGEDTDSSAARKKHTFKIFKKQKK
- the stim1a gene encoding stromal interaction molecule 1a isoform X5, translating into MELNKMVTLWIFCLCLIGGSRSNRPSSPSAADTTENGISDLCRIDEPLCRDENPILSFEAIRSIHKQMDDDKNGNVDVAETDGFLREDLNYHDPKAKHNSFHGDDQFISVEDLWNAWKGSEVYNWTVDEVVEWLISYVELPQYVEAFRKMSFNGSAMPRLAVKNSTLTHAILKILDRSHVQKLQLKSLDTVLFGAPLMKRHNHLKDFMLVVSIVIGMGGCWFAYIQNRYSKDHMKKMMKDLEGLQRAEQSLHDLQQKLQIAQEEHRSVEVEKVNLEQKLRDEISTAKQEAQRLRELREGTENELSRQKYAEEELEQVRMALKNAEKELESRSGWSPPEPLQKWLQLTHEVEVQYYNIKKQNAERQLLVAKEGAEKIKKKRNTLFGTFHVAHSSSLDDVDHKILAAKQALGEVTAALRERLHRWQQIELLTGFIVVNNPGLPSLASALNLDLGFAGGRATPQHFLVSDDMDDLDEDIMPAVLQLDVWRNFPPSMMSLRQRHMDPHLALSSQRDLNRSDSDSSLSLSQAGDRLSAFGSKGLLMKPTSLLHGLPNGGARLHEGGAGEHLPDSPVLMMRASTQVEGAAAEAHSPAESTRSLSSTEPETPSPTWAKGATRIPQLSAKKSPLEEDSGSTGEDTDSSAARKKHTFKIFKKQKK
- the stim1a gene encoding stromal interaction molecule 1a isoform X6; translated protein: MELNKMVTLWIFCLCLIGGSRSNRPSSPSAADTTENGISDLCRIDEPLCRDENPILSFEAIRSIHKQMDDDKNGNVDVAETDGFLREDLNYHDPKAKHNSFHGDDQFISVEDLWNAWKGSEVYNWTVDEVVEWLISYVELPQYVEAFRKMSFNGSAMPRLAVKNSTLTHAILKILDRSHVQKLQLKSLDTVLFGAPLMKRHNHLKDFMLVVSIVIGMGGCWFAYIQNRYSKDHMKKMMKDLEGLQRAEQSLHDLQQKLQIAQEEHRSVEVEKVNLEQKLRDEISTAKQEAQRLRELREGTENELSRQKYAEEELEQVRMALKNAEKELESRSGWSPPEPLQKWLQLTHEVEVQYYNIKKQNAERQLLVAKEGAEKIKKKRNTLFGTFHVAHSSSLDDVDHKILAAKQALGEVTAALRERLHRWQQIELLTGFIVVNNPGLPSLASALNLDLGFAGGRATPQHFLVSDDMDDLDEDIMPAVLQSPSMMSLRQRHMDPHLALSSQRDLNRSDSDSSLSLSQAGDRLSAFGSKGLLMKPTSLLHGLPNGGARLHEGGAGEHLPDSPVLMMRASTQVEGAAAEAHSPAESTRSLSSTEPETPSPTWAKGATRIPQLSAKKSPLEEDSGSTGEDTDSSAARKKHTFKIFKKQKK
- the stim1a gene encoding stromal interaction molecule 1a isoform X2, giving the protein MELNKMVTLWIFCLCLIGGSRSNRPSSPSAADTTENGISDLCRIDEPLCRDENPILSFEAIRSIHKQMDDDKNGNVDVAETDGFLREDLNYHDPKAKHNSFHGDDQFISVEDLWNAWKGSEVYNWTVDEVVEWLISYVELPQYVEAFRKMSFNGSAMPRLAVKNSTLTHAILKILDRSHVQKLQLKSLDTVLFGAPLMKRHNHLKDFMLVVSIVIGMGGCWFAYIQNRYSKDHMKKMMKDLEGLQRAEQSLHDLQQKLQIAQEEHRSVEVEKVNLEQKLRDEISTAKQEAQRLRELREGTENELSRQKYAEEELEQVRMALKNAEKELESRSGWSPPEPLQKWLQLTHEVEVQYYNIKKQNAERQLLVAKEGAEKIKKKRNTLFGTFHVAHSSSLDDVDHKILAAKQALGEVTAALRERLHRWQQIELLTGFIVVNNPGLPSLASALNLDLGFAGGRATPQHFLVSDDMDDLDEDIMPAVLQLDVWRNFPPSMMSLRQRHMDPHLALSSQRLVEGSLPEGQQGEGASHPGPPRPRPTFRESRSHSFGHLESLCLPPLASAVSHPAIICSSGANPHCSSSVALHPSHVYQPSFQPMDPIPDLAFSDVSKAHSPRRDSLGDLNRSDSDSSLSLSQAGDRLSAFGSKGLLMKPTSLLHGLPNGGARLHEGGAGEHLPDSPVLMMRASTQVEGAAAEAHSPAESTRSLSSTEPETPSPTWAKGATRIPQLSAKKSPLEEDSGSTGEDTDSSAARKKHTFKIFKKQKK